A single region of the Syngnathus acus chromosome 6, fSynAcu1.2, whole genome shotgun sequence genome encodes:
- the isl2a gene encoding insulin gene enhancer protein isl-2a codes for MVAPFCLDAQKSQVCRRHGLGELCFAPSSQAANTSCMIQPRDGTLSSSRMVDILLNASFLDDMGDLSKKKSGFAMCVGCGSQIHDQYIMRVSPDLEWHAACLKCAECSQYLDESCTCFVRDGKTYCKRDYVRLFGIKCAKCKTGFCSSDLVMRARESVYHMECFRCSVCSRHLLPGDEFSVRDDELLCRADHALLMDRTADSTLSPGNIHSRPLHISDPVSVRHPPHHRNHIQKQSEKTTRVRTVLNEKQLHTLRTCYNANPRPDALMKEQLVEMTGLSPRVIRVWFQNKRCKDKKRSILMKQLQQQQHCDKTNLQGLTGTPLVAGSPIRHDSTVQGNSVEVQTYQPPWKSLSDFALQSDLDQPVFQQLMSFSESGSLGNSSASDVTSLSSQLPDTPNSMVPSPVDT; via the exons ATGGTGGCACCCTTCTGTTTGGACGCACAGAAGTCCCAGGTCTGCAGACGTCACGGGTTGGGGGAGCTTTGTTTTGCGCCCTCCTCTCAGGCGGCCAACACAAGTTGCATGATCCAGCCAAGGGACGGGACGCTCTCTTCCTCCCGCATGGTGGATATCCTGCTCAATGCCTCTTTCTTGGATGATATGGGGGATCTTTCCAAAA AGAAATCAGGATTCGCGATGTGCGTGGGCTGCGGGAGTCAGATACACGACCAGTACATCATGAGGGTGTCCCCGGACCTGGAGTGGCATGCAGCCTGCCTCAAGTGCGCGGAGTGCAGCCAGTACCTGGACGAGAGCTGCACTTGCTTTGTCCGAGACGGAAAGACTTATTGTAAAAGAGATTATGTCAG GTTATTTGGcataaaatgtgcaaaatgcaAGACGGGCTTCTGCAGCAGTGACCTGGTGATGAGAGCCCGGGAGAGTGTGTATCACATGGAGTGTTTCCGGTGCTCCGTCTGTAGTCGACACCTCCTGCCCGGGGACGAGTTCTCGGTGCGGGACGACGAGCTGCTTTGCCGGGCTGACCATGCCTTGTTGATGGATAGAACTGCTGATAGCACGCTAAGCCCCGGGAACATTCACTCTCGACCCCTGCACATTTCTg ACCCGGTCTCCGTTCGTCACCCACCTCATCATCGGAACCACATCCAAAAGCAGTCCGAGAAGACCACACGGGTCCGGACGGTGCTGAACGAGAAGCAGCTGCATACGTTGCGGACTTGCTATAACGCCAACCCGCGGCCCGACGCGCTGATGAAGGAGCAGTTGGTGGAGATGACCGGTTTGAGCCCCAGGGTGATCCGAGTCTGGTTCCAGAACAAACGCTGCAAAGACAAGAAAAGGTCCATTCTGATgaagcagctgcagcagcagcaacactgCGACAAAACG AACCTGCAGGGCCTGACAGGAACGCCCCTGGTGGCAGGCAGTCCCATCCGCCACGACAGCACTGTGCAGGGCAACTCCGTGGAGGTGCAAACCTACCAACCACCTTGGAAGAGCCTCAGTGACTTCGCCTTGCAGAGCGACCTGGATCAGCCCGTCTTCCAACAACTG ATGTCTTTTTCTGAGTCCGGTTCGTTGGGGAACTCTTCCGCCAGCGATGTCACCTCGCTGTCATCTCAGCTTCCGGACACGCCGAACAGCATGGTACCGAGTCCAGTGGACACGTGA